The following proteins are co-located in the Aggregicoccus sp. 17bor-14 genome:
- a CDS encoding biopolymer transporter ExbD — protein MAGGMDIGASGKGGKKPLDTAINLVPFIDLMAVTISFLIMTAVWTQIGRLQVSQAGGADIEQPQEDTTKTVTLTLVVTQEEMRLTADQTTYDPIKISRLDGGKLDLSKVTERIKEIKSNLPDQVAITVQPEDKVKYDDLVRIIDECIGAGLPQVSLAATQAS, from the coding sequence ATGGCTGGCGGAATGGACATCGGGGCGAGTGGCAAGGGTGGCAAGAAGCCGCTCGATACCGCCATCAACCTGGTCCCCTTCATCGACCTGATGGCAGTGACCATCAGCTTCCTCATCATGACGGCCGTGTGGACGCAGATCGGCCGCCTCCAGGTCTCGCAGGCCGGCGGCGCGGACATCGAGCAGCCGCAGGAGGACACGACGAAGACCGTGACCCTCACCCTGGTCGTCACCCAGGAGGAGATGCGGCTCACCGCGGATCAGACGACCTACGACCCCATCAAGATCTCGCGCCTGGACGGCGGCAAGCTCGACCTCTCGAAGGTCACCGAGCGCATCAAGGAGATCAAGAGCAACCTGCCGGACCAGGTGGCCATCACCGTGCAGCCCGAGGACAAGGTGAAGTACGACGACCTCGTGCGCATCATCGACGAGTGCATCGGCGCCGGGCTCCCCCAGGTGAGCCTCGCCGCGACGCAGGCCTCCTAG
- a CDS encoding biopolymer transporter ExbD, whose product MSIQVPGKRYGKRLQHSKVFGHGAHGKKSGYADLLITPLVDMFVIIVLFLIANFSATGEVLMMTKDIQLPEAANVKEVEMHPVVMVSPEQVSVSGTVIGRVDDLVKDDSYLSIPALEEKLREMKKQYEDLHAMAKDDANGFKGDVNIQGHKDVDFGIIKRVLASCANAGYYNTNFAVINKGSGEPAPQASAGGSATGGSAAASATPQ is encoded by the coding sequence ATGTCCATCCAGGTTCCCGGTAAGCGGTACGGCAAGCGCCTCCAGCACTCGAAGGTGTTCGGGCACGGCGCGCACGGCAAGAAGAGCGGCTACGCCGACCTGCTCATCACCCCGCTCGTCGACATGTTCGTGATCATCGTGCTCTTCCTCATCGCGAACTTCAGCGCGACGGGCGAGGTGCTGATGATGACCAAGGACATCCAGCTTCCCGAGGCGGCGAACGTCAAGGAAGTGGAGATGCACCCGGTGGTGATGGTCTCCCCCGAGCAGGTGAGCGTGAGCGGCACCGTCATCGGGCGCGTGGACGACCTGGTGAAGGACGACAGCTACCTCTCCATCCCCGCGCTCGAGGAGAAGCTGCGCGAGATGAAGAAGCAGTACGAGGACCTGCACGCCATGGCCAAGGACGACGCCAACGGCTTCAAGGGCGACGTGAACATCCAGGGCCACAAGGACGTGGACTTCGGCATCATCAAGCGCGTGCTCGCCTCGTGCGCGAACGCGGGCTACTACAACACCAACTTCGCGGTCATCAACAAGGGCAGCGGCGAGCCGGCGCCCCAGGCCTCGGCGGGCGGCAGCGCCACCGGCGGCAGCGCCGCAGCCTCGGCCACCCCGCAGTAG
- a CDS encoding HAD family hydrolase: MPDSARTAPRFAAALFDLDGTLVDSLEDIAGAMNWALAQHGLPTHPHEAYRHFVGEGVRVLVSRASNEAPGALQAALLESYRAHYAEHLLDHTRPFPGVRALLERLVAAGTRLAVLSNKSDGYTRQLVEALFPGVPFGAVYGERPGVARKPDPSAALALAAELGVAPAACAFVGDTPVDMKTARAAGMHAVGVTWGFRGEAELRAHGAQALAQSAQELAAALL, translated from the coding sequence ATGCCCGACTCCGCCCGCACCGCCCCCCGCTTCGCCGCCGCCCTCTTCGACCTGGACGGCACGCTCGTGGACTCGCTCGAGGACATCGCCGGGGCGATGAACTGGGCGCTCGCGCAGCACGGGCTGCCCACCCACCCGCACGAGGCCTACCGCCACTTCGTGGGCGAGGGCGTGCGCGTGCTGGTGAGCCGCGCGAGCAACGAGGCCCCCGGGGCGCTGCAGGCGGCGCTGCTGGAGAGCTACCGCGCGCACTACGCCGAGCACCTGCTGGACCACACGCGCCCCTTTCCCGGCGTGCGGGCGCTGCTCGAGCGGCTGGTGGCCGCGGGCACGCGGCTCGCGGTGCTGAGCAACAAGTCGGACGGCTACACGCGGCAGCTGGTGGAGGCGCTCTTTCCCGGGGTGCCCTTCGGGGCGGTGTACGGCGAGCGGCCGGGGGTGGCGCGCAAGCCGGACCCCTCGGCCGCGCTCGCGCTCGCGGCGGAGCTGGGGGTGGCGCCCGCGGCCTGCGCCTTCGTGGGCGACACGCCGGTGGACATGAAGACGGCGCGGGCGGCCGGCATGCACGCGGTGGGGGTGACCTGGGGCTTTCGCGGCGAGGCGGAGCTGCGCGCGCACGGGGCCCAGGCGCTCGCGCAGAGCGCGCAGGAGCTGGCGGCGGCGCTGCTGTGA